In the Topomyia yanbarensis strain Yona2022 chromosome 3, ASM3024719v1, whole genome shotgun sequence genome, one interval contains:
- the LOC131689010 gene encoding proton-coupled amino acid transporter-like protein CG1139: MTDSVAFIPMNPPADGKLPSFQIVETNTASYEQPDNEEYNPFENRRVRKATSSAGTLIHLIKSSLGTGILAMPLAFKNGGLVFGILGTALVAAIYAHCVHLLVSTSQKSCKRNKIPSLGFSETAQTVCANGPPSARKFAAFAKAYIDYMLLIMSFFSVSVYLVFISTTLRDVINYELQIEWETRTYILMTTIIVALITQVRELKYLVPFSLLANSSILVVFIITLYYIFKDPVNLEDRNLWPEWTNLPSFFGIAVYAIEGIGIVLPVENKMKHPQHFLHPVGVVNLGICFISILYVITGFFGYALYGPKTKGSVTLNLPNEEILAKSTQLLAALAILLTTGLYYYVPMEILWLKIGHKVPASRESLAQILIRLGIVVVMMGFALTVPELELFIGFVGSIGSATLALLTPITLDTIYRWPTDFGWMQWRLVKNVILGLFGGFILVVGTYFSVQDIIENI; the protein is encoded by the exons ATGACCGATAGTGTTGCATTTATTCCAATGAACCCACCAGCGGATGGGAAACTACCCAGCTTCCAGATAGTGGAAACGAATAC AGCATCGTATGAACAACCAGACAATGAAGAGTACAATCCCTTTGAAAATCGGCGTGTTCGAAAAGCTACATC TTCTGCTGGTACGTTGATCCATCTGATAAAAAGTTCACTGGGCACCGGAATTCTTGCAATGCCTTTGGCATTTAAAAATGGAGGTCTGGTGTTCGGCATACTTGGAACGGCATTGGTTGCTGCTATCTATGCGCACTGTGTACATTTACTG GTTAGTACCTCTCAAAAATCTTGTAAGCGGAACAAAATCCCTTCACTTGGTTTTTCCGAGACGGCACAAACTGTGTGCGCTAATGGACCACCCAGTGCTCGAAAATTTGCCGCATTCGCCAA AGCCTACATCGACTACATGTTACTAATAATGAGCTTCTTCTCGGTCAGCGTGTATTTGGTATTTATCTCAACAACTCTACGCGACGTCATCAATTACGAGCTGCAAATTGAGTGGGAAACTCGAACTTATATCTTGATGACGACGATCATTGTAGCGCTTATTACGCAGGTTCGAGAACTCAAGTATTTGGTGCCCTTTTCTTTGCTCGCGAATTCTTCCATCCTGGTGGTATTTATCATCACGCTTTACTATATCTTCAAAGACCCGGTTAACCTTGAAGATCGAAACCTGTGGCCAGAATGGACTAATTTACCATCGTTCTTTGG GATAGCAGTCTATGCGATCGAAGGTATTGGGATAGTGCTGCCAGtggaaaataaaatgaaacatcCTCAACACTTTCTGCATCCCGTCGGTGTAGTGAACTTAGGCATTTGCTTCATTAGTATATTATATGTCATTACCGGCTTTTTCGGTTACGCTCTCTATGGTCCCAAAACCAAAGGATCCGTCACATTGAATCTGCCCAATGAAGAAAT TCTCGCAAAATCAACTCAGCTGTTAGCGGCGTTGGCAATCCTTCTAACAACTGGCCTGTACTACTACGTCCCGATGGAGATACTTTGGTTAAAAATAGGACACAAGGTTCCTGCAAGTAGAGAGAGCTTGGCGCAGATTTTGATACGATTAGGCATTGTAGTCGTAATGATGGGTTTCGCGCTGACGGTTCCCGAACTGGAACTGTTTATAGGATTCGTGGGTTCGATTGGATCTGCAACGTTAGCCCTGTTGACTCCGATTACTCTGGATACGATCTACCGGTGGCCAACAGATTTTGGCTGGATGCAGTGGCGTTTAGTGAAGAATGTTATTCTTGGATTATTTGGTGGCTTCATTTTGGTCGTTGGGACGTATTTCAGTGTGCAGGATATTATCGAGAACATCTAG